One window of Triticum dicoccoides isolate Atlit2015 ecotype Zavitan chromosome 5A, WEW_v2.0, whole genome shotgun sequence genomic DNA carries:
- the LOC119301753 gene encoding uncharacterized protein LOC119301753: MCVQRGGNPPGILDGLYGVQIVRRPPQAPSKGEAAQTSFTDSPTCEHQNGGGTVTQQHQRLLIRRLWQQRPSCLKPIHCSITCDKHAGETFANVVTSLPFIVLGLQTPRKNLNAAIYANSLVGVGIASGLYHSSRGEIRKILRWADYTMIATTTLCLSRAVRNENPGLLMAASTLLLPFQPFMVSAVHTGMMEVSFAKRASVEPELRTVHNLHKMSSLLGGALFIADDYFPETPYIHAAWHLAAAIGIGTCNKLLG; encoded by the exons atgtgtgtccaGAGGGGTGGAAACCCCCCAGGCATCTTAGATGGGCTCTATGGCGTGCAGATTGTTCGTCGGCCGCCACAGGCACCGAGCAAAGGCGAAGCTGCCCAGACCAGCTTCACCGATTCGCCAACTTGTGAACACCAAAATGGCGGTGGAACAGTCACACAACAACATCAAAGACTGCTGATACG ACGACTGTGGCAGCAAAGGCCCTCATGCTTGAAGCCCATCCACTGTAGCATCACAT GTGACAAGCATGCCGGTGAAACTTTTGCAAATGTTGTCACCTCTCTGCCCTTCATCGTCCTTGGACTGCAGACACCGAG GAAGAACTTGAACGCTGCCATCTACGCCAACTCGCTGGTTGGAGTAGGAATAGCTTCCGGCCTGTATCATTCCTCCCGAGGAGAGATCAGAAAAATCCTGAGATGGGCCGACTATACTATGATTGCCACCACTACGCTG TGTTTATCCAGGGCAGTTAGGAATGAGAACCCAGGACTACTGATGGCAGCATCAACATTGCTGCTGCCGTTTCAGCCTTTCATGGTTTCAGCTGTCCACACCGGAATGATGGAG GTTTCCTTCGCAAAGAGAGCATCAGTTGAACCAGAGCTCAGAACCGTACATAACCTGCACAAGATGTCATCTCTTTTGGGAGGTGCGCTGTTTATTGCCGACGATTACTTCCCAGAGACCCCCTATATCCATGCTGCATGGCATCTTGCTGCTGCTATTGGCATTGGCACATGCAATAAGCTTCTCGGGTGA
- the LOC119301755 gene encoding probable cadmium/zinc-transporting ATPase HMA1, chloroplastic isoform X2 produces MALAAFASVFMGNSLEGGLLLAMFSLAHTAEEYFMRKSMVDVRELKENHPEFALLLETSGDESTRFSNLSHTKVPVQDLTVGSHILVRAGEAVPVDGEVYQGSSTVTIEHLTGETKPLERTVGDAIPGGAWNLEGMMIVQVAFFLSSLRRLFFFYVLFSSPRIAHFS; encoded by the exons ATGGCTCTTGCAGCATTTGCTTCTGTGTTTATGGGGAACTCATTGGAGGGTGGCCTGCTTCTTGCCATGTTCAGCTTGGCTCATACCG CCGAAGAATACTTTATGAGGAAGTCAATGGTTGATGTGAGAGAACTGAAGGAAAACCATCCAGAATTTGCACTGTTATTAGAAACGAGTGGAGACGAGTCAACACGGTTTTCTAATTTAAGTCATACCAAGGTTCCTGTGCAGGACCTTACAGTGGGTTCTCATATTTTGGTCAGAGCTGGTGAG GCTGTGCCTGTTGATGGAGAAGTTTACCAAGGTTCATCGACAGTCACAATCGAACACCTCACTGGTGAAACGAAGCCTCTTGAAAGGACGGTGGGGGATGCTATACCAGGTGGTGCTTGGAACCTGGAAGGAATGATGATAGTACAGGTTGCCTTCTTTCTCTCTTCACTGAGGAGACTTTTTTTCTTTTACGTTTTGTTCTCTAGTCCCAGGATAGCTCATTTTTCTTAG
- the LOC119301755 gene encoding probable cadmium/zinc-transporting ATPase HMA1, chloroplastic isoform X1, with the protein MMIVQVSAALDALVDIADGRIDIHVLMALAAFASVFMGNSLEGGLLLAMFSLAHTAEEYFMRKSMVDVRELKENHPEFALLLETSGDESTRFSNLSHTKVPVQDLTVGSHILVRAGEAVPVDGEVYQGSSTVTIEHLTGETKPLERTVGDAIPGGAWNLEGMMIVQVAFFLSSLRRLFFFYVLFSSPRIAHFS; encoded by the exons ATGATGATAGTACAG GTTTCTGCAGCACTTGATGCTCTTGTGGACATTGCCGATGGAAGAATAGATATCCACGTCCTCATGGCTCTTGCAGCATTTGCTTCTGTGTTTATGGGGAACTCATTGGAGGGTGGCCTGCTTCTTGCCATGTTCAGCTTGGCTCATACCG CCGAAGAATACTTTATGAGGAAGTCAATGGTTGATGTGAGAGAACTGAAGGAAAACCATCCAGAATTTGCACTGTTATTAGAAACGAGTGGAGACGAGTCAACACGGTTTTCTAATTTAAGTCATACCAAGGTTCCTGTGCAGGACCTTACAGTGGGTTCTCATATTTTGGTCAGAGCTGGTGAG GCTGTGCCTGTTGATGGAGAAGTTTACCAAGGTTCATCGACAGTCACAATCGAACACCTCACTGGTGAAACGAAGCCTCTTGAAAGGACGGTGGGGGATGCTATACCAGGTGGTGCTTGGAACCTGGAAGGAATGATGATAGTACAGGTTGCCTTCTTTCTCTCTTCACTGAGGAGACTTTTTTTCTTTTACGTTTTGTTCTCTAGTCCCAGGATAGCTCATTTTTCTTAG
- the LOC119301752 gene encoding pentatricopeptide repeat-containing protein At5g56310-like, with translation MSSQAPRRRPPPPPPLPPNLPPHIPYSRALQQRLYLLAQHARRRPGATASLRALDQLHAQLLLNGFHRKRFLLAKLISLAAAAADLPRAEALFLSSSSSPQHPPEPPTLANLLLRAAAASRAGPPQLLSLFSRLVGRHGFRPNAFSFSTLFAALSGAGAAAAPHGAALHATALAGGFALSSSHVMTSLLDMYAAAGQLADARKVFDEMPGRTAAAAAAAWNCMLSAYVRCREVDAALRFFGKMPGRDAVAWTTVIAGCASAGRAAEAVDLFWSMRKARVKDDSVTMVALLTACAELGDLRLGRWIHARVDQEGHLQRTVSLDNALIHMYVKCGAVEDAHRMFLEMPRRSTISWTTMISGLAVHGRAEEALELFNRMEERPDGTTLLAVLSACSHSRKVDDGRQYFESMERVYGIAPEIQHYGCMVDMLCRSRRLHEALELAETMPLQSNEAVWGALLSGCKREDNLELAAKVVDRLTELQPDRAAGHLVLLSNMYAGVGRWEQARIVRERVAALHAGKPAGGSWVNQNETSMLIA, from the coding sequence ATGTCTAGCCAAgcccctcgtcgtcgtcctcctcctcctcctcctctcccacccAACCTGCCCCCTCACATCCCCTACTCCCGCGCGCTGCAGCAGCGCCTCTACCTCCTCGCGCagcacgcccgccgccgcccgggcgCCACCGCCTCCCTCCGCGCGCTCGACCAGCTCCACGCGCAGCTCCTCCTCAACGGCTTCCACCGCAAGCGCTTCCTCCTCGCCAAGCTcatctccctcgccgccgccgccgccgacctcccccGCGCTGAGgccctcttcctctcctcctcctcctccccgcagCACCCTCCCGAGCCCCCCACCCTCGCCAAcctcctcctccgcgccgccgcggcGTCCCGCGCGgggcctccccagctcctctccctcttctcccgcCTCGTCGGCCGCCACGGGTTCCGCCCCAACGCCTTCTCCTTCTCCACGCTCTTCGCCGCGCTCTCCGGCGCAGGCGCGGCCGCGGCCCCCCACGGAGCCGCCCTCCACGCGACCGCGCTCGCCGGCGGGTTCGCTCTGTCCAGCTCGCACGTCATGACCAGCCTCCTTGACATGTACGCCGCGGCCGGGCAGCTCGCGGATGCCAGgaaggtgttcgacgaaatgcccggcaggacggcggcggcggcggcggcggcgtggaacTGCATGCTCTCTGCTTACGTGCGGTGCCGTGAGGTGGACGCGGCTCTGCGTTTCTTCGGTAAGATGCCTGGGAGGGACGCGGTGGCCTGGACGACGGTGATAGCTGGGTGTGCCAGTGCTGGGAGGGCGGCGGAGGCGGTTGATCTGTTCTGGAGCATGAGGAAGGCAAGGGTCAAGGACGACTCGGTGACGATGGTCGCCTTGTTGACGGCGTGCGCGGAGTTGGGGGACCTGCGTCTCGGGCGATGGATACATGCGCGAGTGGACCAGGAAGGCCATTTGCAGCGGACGGTGTCGCTAGACAATGCCCTCATCCATATGTATGTGAAGTGTGGGGCTGTGGAGGATGCGCACCGCATGTTTCTCGAGATGCCGAGGCGGAGTACCATCTCATGGACTACAATGATTTCCGGGCTTGCGGTCCATGGTCGTGCCGAGGAGGCTCTAGAATTGTTTAACCGGATGGAGGAACGTCCTGATGGCACAACGCTGCTCGCTGTGCTGTCTGCGTGCAGCCATTCACGGAAGGTTGACGACGGACGGCAATACTTTGAGAGCATGGAAAGAGTTTATGGGATCGCCCCAGAGATACAGCACTATGGATGCATGGTCGACATGCTCTGCCGCAGCAGACGATTGCACGAAGCACTTGAGCTCGCAGAGACAATGCCGTTGCAGTCTAATGAGGCCGTGTGGGGTGCACTATTGAGTGGATGCAAGAGGGAAGATAATCTTGAGCTTGCAGCCAAAGTAGTTGATAGATTGACTGAGCTACAGCCTGATCGAGCAGCTGGGCACCTTGTCCTCCTGTCAAACATGTATGCGGGTGTTGGTCGGTGGGAGCAGGCTCGGATTGTGAGGGAAAGAGTGGCTGCACTGCATGCCGGGAAGCCTGCTGGAGGGAGCTGGGTGAATCAAAACGAGACCAGCATGTTGATAGCATGA